A portion of the Lolium rigidum isolate FL_2022 chromosome 1, APGP_CSIRO_Lrig_0.1, whole genome shotgun sequence genome contains these proteins:
- the LOC124683089 gene encoding serine/threonine-protein kinase SAPK3-like isoform X2, which translates to MEERYEAMKELGSGNFGVARLVRDKRTKELVAVKYIERGKKIDENVQREIINHRALRHPNIIRFKEVCLTPTHLAIVMEYAAGGELFERICTAGRFSEDEARYFFQQLLSGVSYCHSMEICHRDLKLENTLLDGSPTPRVKICDFGYSKSALLHSKPKSTVGTPAYIAPEVLSRKEYDGKVADVWSCGVTLYVMLIGSYPFEDPDDPRNFRKTISRILGVQYSIPDYVRVSSDCRNLLSQIFTADPSKRITIQEIKKLPWFLKSLPKEISERDRANFKEPEPETTVAAQSVEEIMRIIQEAKAPGDMSKSSADAALLAELAELQSDDDEEPGDEGETY; encoded by the exons aTGGAGGAGAGGTACGAGGCGATGAAGGAGCTGGGGTCCGGCAACTTCGGGGTCGCGAGGCTGGTCAGGGACAAGCGCACAAAGGAGCTCGTCGCCGTCAAGTACATCGAGAGGGGCAAGAAG ATTGATGAGAATGTGCAGAGGGAGATCATCAATCACCGGGCGCTCCGGCACCCTAACATCATACGATTCAAGGAG GTTTGTTTAACCCCTACGCACCTCGCGATTGTCATGGAATATGCGGCTGGCGGAGAACTCTTTGAAAGAATATGCACCGCAGGGCGATTCAGCGAAGATGAG GCAAGGTATTTCTTTCAGCAGCTACTTTCAGGGGTCAGCTACTGCCATTCCATG GAAATCTGCCACCGTGATCTTAAACTGGAAAACACACTCCTGGATGGGAGCCCAACACCTCGAGTAAAGATTTGCGACTTTGGTTACTCAAAG TCTGCTTTGCTGCATTCCAAGCCAAAATCAACAGTTGGTACTCCGGCATACATAGCACCGGAAGTTCTTTCGAGAAAAGAATATGACGGCAAG GTAGCAGACGTATGGTCCTGCGGCGTGACATTGTACGTGATGCTCATCGGGTCGTACCCATTTGAGGATCCTGATGATCCAAGGAACTTCCGAAAAACGATCAGC AGAATCCTTGGCGTGCAATACTCCATTCCAGACTACGTCAGGGTATCCTCCGACTGCAGAAACCTCCTGTCCCAAATATTCACTGCCGATCCTTCAAAG AGAATCACGATCCAAGAAATCAAGAAGCTGCCGTGGTTCCTGAAGAGCCTACCGAAGGAGATCTCGGAGAGGGACAGGGCCAACTTCAAGGAGCCTGAGCCGGAGACGACAGTAGCGGCACAGTCCGTGGAGGAGATCATGCGGATCATCCAGGAGGCCAAGGCCCCTGGCGACATGTCCAAGTCCTCCGCCGATGCTGCACTGCTCGCCGAGCTTGCCGAGCtgcagagcgacgacgacgaagagccgggagacgaGGGGGAGACCTACTAA
- the LOC124683089 gene encoding serine/threonine-protein kinase SAPK3-like isoform X1 produces MEERYEAMKELGSGNFGVARLVRDKRTKELVAVKYIERGKKIDENVQREIINHRALRHPNIIRFKEVCLTPTHLAIVMEYAAGGELFERICTAGRFSEDEARYFFQQLLSGVSYCHSMEICHRDLKLENTLLDGSPTPRVKICDFGYSKVLIVTDMFHSLSIKWGSLLADHVGYCAFQSALLHSKPKSTVGTPAYIAPEVLSRKEYDGKVADVWSCGVTLYVMLIGSYPFEDPDDPRNFRKTISRILGVQYSIPDYVRVSSDCRNLLSQIFTADPSKRITIQEIKKLPWFLKSLPKEISERDRANFKEPEPETTVAAQSVEEIMRIIQEAKAPGDMSKSSADAALLAELAELQSDDDEEPGDEGETY; encoded by the exons aTGGAGGAGAGGTACGAGGCGATGAAGGAGCTGGGGTCCGGCAACTTCGGGGTCGCGAGGCTGGTCAGGGACAAGCGCACAAAGGAGCTCGTCGCCGTCAAGTACATCGAGAGGGGCAAGAAG ATTGATGAGAATGTGCAGAGGGAGATCATCAATCACCGGGCGCTCCGGCACCCTAACATCATACGATTCAAGGAG GTTTGTTTAACCCCTACGCACCTCGCGATTGTCATGGAATATGCGGCTGGCGGAGAACTCTTTGAAAGAATATGCACCGCAGGGCGATTCAGCGAAGATGAG GCAAGGTATTTCTTTCAGCAGCTACTTTCAGGGGTCAGCTACTGCCATTCCATG GAAATCTGCCACCGTGATCTTAAACTGGAAAACACACTCCTGGATGGGAGCCCAACACCTCGAGTAAAGATTTGCGACTTTGGTTACTCAAAGGTGCTAATAGTTACTGATATGTTTCATAGTCTTTCTATAAAATGGGGCTCTCTCCTTGCTGACCACGTTGGCTATTGTGCTTTCCAGTCTGCTTTGCTGCATTCCAAGCCAAAATCAACAGTTGGTACTCCGGCATACATAGCACCGGAAGTTCTTTCGAGAAAAGAATATGACGGCAAG GTAGCAGACGTATGGTCCTGCGGCGTGACATTGTACGTGATGCTCATCGGGTCGTACCCATTTGAGGATCCTGATGATCCAAGGAACTTCCGAAAAACGATCAGC AGAATCCTTGGCGTGCAATACTCCATTCCAGACTACGTCAGGGTATCCTCCGACTGCAGAAACCTCCTGTCCCAAATATTCACTGCCGATCCTTCAAAG AGAATCACGATCCAAGAAATCAAGAAGCTGCCGTGGTTCCTGAAGAGCCTACCGAAGGAGATCTCGGAGAGGGACAGGGCCAACTTCAAGGAGCCTGAGCCGGAGACGACAGTAGCGGCACAGTCCGTGGAGGAGATCATGCGGATCATCCAGGAGGCCAAGGCCCCTGGCGACATGTCCAAGTCCTCCGCCGATGCTGCACTGCTCGCCGAGCTTGCCGAGCtgcagagcgacgacgacgaagagccgggagacgaGGGGGAGACCTACTAA